One part of the Gossypium raimondii isolate GPD5lz chromosome 1, ASM2569854v1, whole genome shotgun sequence genome encodes these proteins:
- the LOC105785575 gene encoding BTB/POZ domain-containing protein At3g19850 — protein sequence MPQFINLQIIINDQHAFFLHENIISAFSGRLKKIIRKQKRKTQIENYVIELNDFPGGPDGFEQVARFCYSYGGVEITVSNVPLFYCCAFFLGMTEKTSANNLLRQTDKFLEGMFDWSWTDLIMSLRSCEPFFSYADSYGLIQKFIFALLAKIAQNSDMNFITSSSSSSSPETSFGFRFSSTSKASPESASPCTKSGKDWWFDDLTILSPKIIEKIIRNLGAYGNQNNSFTLTRFLLHYLKSRPQGSPTSKSEYGGLADTAVHGVILVGKTKFSCRKLFWVLRLVSGFSLSKDYRAGLERLIGENLDEATVDDLLVSGHNKGVYDVNLVIRLITVFVNSEGVNSEKMKKLGRLIDKYLREISPDQNLNTSKFLAVAESLPHSARDCFDGVYRAIDFYLQSHPTLSFEDRSRLCRCLSYEKLTFEASKELAKNPRIPPNISVQALISQQSKVPQNELMLYGSNPKGSRVLYHDSIDSSSAENFSEGTEYMKLNLQKMQWRVVELEKACKEMKGQMSKLVRHNSAITPCYNATLPRFC from the exons ATGCCTCAGTTCATCAATCTTCAGATTATCATTAATGATCAACATGCTTTCTTCCTTCATGAG aatatTATATCAGCTTTCTCAGGAAGGTTGAAGAAGATCATTaggaaacaaaagagaaaaacacaGATTGAAAATTACGTTATAGAGCTCAATGATTTCCCTGGAGGACCAGATGGGTTTGAGCAAGTTGCAAGGTTCTGTTATAGCTATGGTGGAGTTGAAATCACAGTTTCCAATGTACCTCTCTTTTATTGCTGTGCATTTTTTCTTGGCATGACTGAGAAAACATCAGCCAACAATCTCTTGAGACAAACAGATAAGTTCCTTGAAGGGATGTTTGATTGGTCTTGGACTGATTTAATCATGAGCCTAAGGAGTTGTGAGCCATTCTTTTCATATGCAGATTCATATGGTCTAAtccaaaagtttatttttgcATTGTTAGCAAAGATTGCTCAGAACTCAGATATGAACTTCATAacatcttcttcatcatcatcttcaccTGAGACAAGTTTTGGGTTCAGATTCTCTTCAACATCCAAAGCCTCTCCTGAGTCAGCTAGTCCATGTACTAAATCAGGCAAGGATTGGTGGTTTGATGACTTGACAATACTAAGTCCAAAGATTATAGAAAAAATCATTAGGAACTTGGGTGCTTATGGGAACCAAAATAACAGTTTTACACTCACAAGGTTCCTTCTCCATTACCTCAAAAGCAGACCCCAAGGTTCACCAACCTCAAAATCTGAATATGGTGGTCTGGCTGACACAGCTGTTCATGGGGTTATCCTAGTGGGGAAAACCAAATTTTCTTGCAGGAAACTTTTCTGGGTATTGAGACTTGTATCTGGTTTTAGCCTCAGCAAAGACTATAGGGCAGGGTTGGAGAGATTGATTGGTGAGAATCTTGATGAAGCAACTGTAGATGACTTGTTGGTATCTGGACATAACAAGGGTGTTTATGATGTCAATCTGGTAATAAGATTGATTACAGTGTTTGTTAATAGTGAAGGGGTGAATTCAGAGAAGATGAAGAAGCTTGGAAGATTAATAGATAAGTATTTGAGAGAAATATCTCCTGATCAGAACCTCAACACCTCTAAGTTCCTTGCAGTTGCTGAGAGTTTACCACATTCTGCTAGAGATTGTTTTGATGGGGTCTATAGAGCTATTGATTTCTATCTTCAG TCCCATCCTACACTTTCTTTTGAAGATAGATCAAGGCTTTGCAGATGTCTCAGCTATGAAAAGCTCACATTTGAAGCAAGCAAAGAGCTAGCCAAGAATCCAAGAATCCCACCAAATATTTCAGTTCAAGCACTCATATCACAGCAATCTAAAGTACCCCAGAATGAGTTAATGTTATATGGGAGTAATCCCAAAGGCAGCCGGGTGTTGTACCATGATAGCATAGATTCATCATCAgcagagaatttttcagaagGGACTGAATATATGAAACTAAATTTGCAAAAGATGCAATGGAGAGTGGTAGAGTTAGAGAAAGCGTGTAAGGAAATGAAGGGGCAGATGTCAAAGTTGGTAAGGCATAACAGTGCCATCACCCCTTGCTACAATGCAACTTTGCCGAGATTTTGTTGA